The following coding sequences are from one bacterium window:
- a CDS encoding dihydropteroate synthase: MIFIAENINIMSKTIGQAIREKDKKPIQEMAVKLAENGAHYLDLNLGPARKSGDEMMEWLVKTVQEVVSLPLSLDTTNPVAIEAGLKVAKEQPLINSISAQKERLEKTLPLAKKYEASFIALLLTDAGIPRTAEERAEVFFQLYNAAMEIGIPGENIWVDPLVLPVAVDQKQVVAFVDFLKILPELTGESFKTTCGLSNVSNGSPKELRHILNLYYAAILNFNGLSSAIVDGLETDFLNKLETFDQYNDLTSWVSSLLSKEQEEANKTIKALNNEVLYCHSWLEL; this comes from the coding sequence ATGATATTTATTGCTGAAAATATTAATATTATGTCAAAGACTATCGGTCAGGCCATAAGAGAGAAAGATAAAAAACCTATCCAGGAAATGGCGGTAAAATTAGCAGAAAATGGAGCTCACTATCTGGATTTAAATTTGGGCCCCGCTCGTAAGTCTGGCGATGAAATGATGGAGTGGTTAGTTAAGACTGTTCAAGAAGTAGTAAGCTTGCCTTTATCCTTAGACACTACTAATCCCGTAGCTATTGAAGCTGGGCTTAAAGTAGCTAAAGAGCAACCCTTAATTAATTCTATTTCTGCTCAAAAAGAAAGACTTGAAAAAACCTTGCCTTTAGCTAAAAAATATGAGGCTTCTTTTATTGCTCTCTTGTTAACTGATGCCGGTATTCCTCGAACTGCAGAAGAGAGAGCAGAAGTATTCTTTCAACTATATAATGCGGCTATGGAAATAGGTATACCAGGAGAAAACATTTGGGTAGATCCTCTTGTTTTACCAGTAGCGGTAGATCAAAAACAAGTAGTGGCTTTTGTAGATTTTTTAAAGATTTTACCAGAGTTAACGGGAGAAAGCTTTAAAACTACTTGTGGTTTAAGTAATGTTTCCAATGGATCTCCTAAAGAACTTCGTCATATCTTAAACTTATACTATGCAGCTATCTTAAATTTTAATGGACTTTCTTCAGCAATTGTTGATGGCTTAGAAACTGACTTTTTAAATAAATTAGAGACTTTTGATCAGTATAATGATTTAACTAGTTGGGTCTCTTCTCTTCTTTCTAAAGAACAAGAAGAAGCTAATAAGACCATCAAAGCATTAAACAACGAAGTCTTGTATTGCCATTCTTGGTTAGAACTTTAA
- a CDS encoding CoA activase: protein MISKKSYFLGFDLGSVSLKTVIMDSWKNVIEEHYIRLNGQPLKTFLNNIKDILNRYPKDTYQQVCFTGSGSSLIAKNLGVSDVNEIIAQAKAVEYYYPLAKTIIEIGGEDSKVIFLKKDNDSLLIEDFAMNSNCAAGTGSFLDQQAHRLRVSIEEFGELALKAKVTPRIAGRCSVFAKTDMIHLQQIATPDYEIISGLSFALVRNLKSTLVKGRAPQKPIIFQGGVAANKGIVRAIKEVFGLTDQELIIPKHFASMGAIGAVLLALENETKPVDIDLNLLEERLSLTCLDKTKRLEPLSFDDRYFQISYANSTSLKKKSSDQPLGVYLGIDIGSVSTNVVALDEEKNVVTKQYLMTEGRPIEAVRKGLENTYQAIGDQVRVLGVGTTGSGRYMIGELVGADIVKNEITAQATAAIEINPQVDTIFEIGGQDSKYIRLKDKAIVDFEMNKICAAGTGSFLEEQAEKLNINIKEEFGRLALSSKAPVPLGERCTVFMESDLVHYQQSVSQKEDLVAGLGYSIALNYLNRVVGDRKVGNVIFFQGGVAANKGVVASFEKITGKKIIVPEDHEVTGALGVALIVREFIKQHPQSSKFKGFDFSQRKYSIDSFECQGCSNVCQIRKVSFEDKTPLFFGSRCEKYDLAKKKKDSSLPDLFEEREELLYKDYSSVKALSGAPKIGIPQVLFFYEFLPLWSTFFKELGFQVIVSDQTNKNLIHKGIEYVNSETCFPVKLVHGHILNLIEKEVDYIFLPSIINLKKEFNINENQSCPYVQAIPYIIKSAFSFEEHKIKLLSPVIHFQRGIKYLEKDLIKLGKELNIPSWKIKDALKVAQAAQNLFYTTIKSRGKEIINNLPPDKPSMVIVSRSYNSCDSGANLDFPKKLKSLGILAIPMDYLNLESINVSNFWLHMYWKSGQRILAASKIIREIKNLYGIYITNFGCGPDSFILRHFKESIKPKPFLQIEMDEHSADAGVITRCEAFLDSLKNIPSSFFPEDNKFNLIFKHTRITHKSTLQDKLIYVPYMGDKALGLVAGLISVGLKARLFPEADQETLKWGRKYTSGKECYPCIITTGDMVKVIKNNGLDCDKIAFFMPSGNGPCRFGQYYSLQKLVLEELNLSHVPIITLNQDSNFVKELGSLGSKFSKVSWQGIVSIDLLDQLLRETRPYEVEKGTTDKVYQECLQKIFNTLVHSGDICQTMKDIREAFSQIPTKYQEKPVIGIVGEAFVRETPFSNNYIVQQIEKLGGEVWLAPLSEWFYYLNFTRKRRELHKKDFHSYFVSLKNNLFQRFTDHQIKKNLKGFIRNYDHSRIEEIVELGSPYIHPSFEGEAILSIGKSRDFFYKGLSGIINVMPFTCMPSTIVNSIYKKFREDHDNIPSLSLAYDGQEETNTLVRLEAFLYQAKQYKKK, encoded by the coding sequence ATGATTAGTAAAAAGAGTTATTTTTTAGGCTTTGATCTAGGCTCGGTAAGTTTAAAGACCGTGATTATGGATTCTTGGAAAAATGTTATCGAAGAGCACTATATTCGCCTTAATGGCCAGCCACTAAAAACCTTTCTTAACAACATCAAGGATATTCTAAATAGATATCCCAAGGATACTTACCAGCAAGTATGTTTTACTGGCTCTGGCAGTAGTTTAATAGCTAAAAACTTAGGCGTCAGCGATGTTAATGAAATCATTGCCCAAGCAAAAGCAGTAGAATATTATTATCCTTTGGCTAAAACGATTATTGAAATAGGCGGAGAAGATTCCAAAGTTATCTTCTTAAAAAAAGATAATGATTCTCTTCTGATCGAAGATTTTGCGATGAATAGTAATTGCGCTGCTGGAACAGGTTCTTTCTTAGATCAACAAGCTCATCGTCTTCGGGTATCTATTGAAGAATTTGGAGAGTTAGCTTTAAAGGCTAAGGTAACTCCTCGTATTGCTGGAAGGTGTAGCGTCTTTGCTAAAACAGATATGATTCATCTTCAACAAATAGCTACTCCTGATTATGAGATTATATCTGGCCTTAGCTTTGCTTTAGTTAGAAATCTAAAGAGCACTTTAGTTAAAGGTAGAGCTCCTCAAAAGCCAATTATCTTTCAAGGGGGAGTAGCCGCCAATAAAGGTATTGTTAGGGCAATAAAGGAGGTATTTGGGCTAACTGATCAAGAATTAATTATTCCTAAACATTTTGCTTCCATGGGAGCGATCGGGGCAGTGCTTTTAGCTTTAGAGAACGAAACTAAACCAGTGGACATTGATTTAAATTTACTTGAAGAAAGATTAAGTCTTACTTGCTTAGATAAAACTAAAAGATTAGAGCCACTATCTTTTGATGATCGATACTTTCAAATTTCTTATGCTAATTCTACTTCTTTAAAAAAGAAAAGTTCCGATCAACCCTTGGGGGTATATCTTGGTATTGATATTGGTTCGGTGAGCACTAATGTGGTAGCTCTCGATGAGGAAAAGAATGTCGTGACTAAACAGTATTTAATGACGGAAGGCCGCCCGATAGAAGCTGTTCGTAAGGGATTAGAGAATACTTATCAAGCAATAGGAGATCAGGTTCGTGTTTTAGGCGTAGGAACTACGGGCTCAGGAAGGTATATGATTGGAGAGTTAGTGGGAGCAGATATTGTTAAAAATGAAATTACTGCTCAGGCTACCGCCGCTATAGAGATTAACCCCCAAGTAGATACTATCTTTGAAATTGGAGGGCAGGATTCTAAGTATATCAGGCTCAAAGATAAAGCAATTGTAGACTTTGAAATGAATAAGATTTGCGCCGCCGGAACTGGTTCTTTCTTAGAAGAACAAGCAGAAAAATTAAATATCAATATAAAAGAAGAGTTTGGAAGATTAGCTTTATCTTCGAAGGCTCCAGTTCCATTAGGGGAGAGATGTACTGTCTTTATGGAGTCAGATTTAGTCCATTATCAACAAAGTGTTTCTCAAAAAGAAGATTTAGTAGCTGGTCTTGGTTATTCCATAGCTCTTAATTACTTGAATCGAGTAGTGGGAGATCGCAAAGTGGGAAATGTTATCTTTTTTCAAGGTGGAGTAGCTGCTAATAAAGGAGTAGTAGCTTCTTTTGAAAAGATTACCGGTAAGAAAATTATCGTTCCTGAGGACCATGAAGTTACCGGAGCTCTTGGCGTGGCTTTAATTGTCCGAGAATTTATAAAACAACATCCTCAAAGCAGTAAATTTAAAGGTTTTGACTTTAGCCAAAGGAAATACAGTATTGATTCTTTTGAATGTCAGGGATGTTCAAATGTTTGTCAAATAAGAAAAGTTTCTTTTGAAGATAAAACTCCTCTATTTTTTGGGAGTCGTTGTGAAAAATACGATTTAGCTAAAAAGAAGAAGGATTCTTCCTTGCCGGATCTTTTTGAAGAAAGAGAAGAGCTGCTTTACAAGGATTATTCTTCTGTTAAAGCTCTTTCAGGTGCTCCCAAGATTGGTATTCCTCAGGTGTTATTCTTTTATGAGTTTCTTCCTTTGTGGAGTACTTTTTTTAAAGAATTAGGCTTTCAAGTGATTGTTTCTGACCAGACCAATAAGAATTTAATTCACAAGGGAATTGAATACGTGAATAGTGAAACATGTTTTCCTGTGAAATTAGTTCATGGTCATATTTTAAACCTGATAGAAAAAGAGGTAGATTATATATTTCTTCCTAGTATCATTAATCTGAAAAAGGAGTTTAACATAAATGAGAATCAGTCTTGTCCTTATGTTCAAGCTATTCCTTATATTATCAAATCAGCCTTTAGCTTTGAAGAACATAAGATAAAACTTCTTTCTCCGGTGATTCATTTCCAAAGAGGCATCAAATATCTCGAGAAAGATCTTATTAAGTTAGGCAAAGAATTAAATATTCCATCTTGGAAGATAAAAGATGCTTTAAAAGTAGCCCAAGCTGCTCAAAATTTATTTTACACTACTATTAAATCTCGGGGTAAAGAAATTATTAACAATCTTCCTCCAGATAAACCTTCTATGGTTATAGTGAGTAGATCTTATAATAGCTGCGATTCTGGAGCTAACTTAGACTTTCCTAAAAAATTAAAGAGCTTAGGTATTTTAGCTATTCCTATGGATTACTTAAATTTAGAGTCAATTAATGTTTCTAATTTTTGGTTACATATGTACTGGAAGAGTGGTCAGAGGATCTTAGCGGCTTCTAAGATTATTAGAGAGATAAAGAATTTATATGGTATTTATATTACTAACTTTGGGTGTGGGCCTGATTCTTTTATCCTTCGTCATTTTAAAGAAAGTATAAAACCAAAACCTTTTCTCCAAATTGAAATGGATGAGCATAGTGCTGATGCCGGAGTGATTACGAGATGTGAAGCCTTCTTAGACAGTCTTAAAAATATTCCTTCTTCTTTTTTCCCTGAAGATAATAAATTTAATTTAATCTTTAAACACACCCGGATTACTCACAAGTCAACCTTACAAGATAAATTAATCTATGTTCCTTATATGGGAGACAAGGCTTTAGGTTTAGTTGCAGGTCTTATTTCGGTGGGACTAAAGGCTCGTTTATTTCCTGAGGCTGATCAAGAAACTTTAAAATGGGGTCGGAAATATACTTCTGGCAAGGAATGTTATCCTTGTATCATTACAACTGGAGATATGGTTAAAGTTATTAAAAATAATGGTCTTGATTGTGATAAAATTGCCTTCTTTATGCCTTCTGGAAATGGGCCTTGCCGTTTTGGTCAATACTATAGTCTTCAAAAATTAGTCTTAGAAGAGTTAAATCTTTCTCATGTTCCCATTATCACTTTAAACCAAGATAGTAATTTCGTGAAAGAATTAGGTAGCTTAGGTTCTAAATTCTCAAAAGTAAGCTGGCAAGGAATTGTTTCTATTGATTTATTAGATCAACTATTGCGGGAAACAAGACCTTATGAAGTAGAAAAAGGAACCACCGATAAGGTTTATCAAGAATGTCTGCAAAAGATATTTAATACTTTAGTCCACAGTGGCGATATTTGCCAAACTATGAAGGACATTAGAGAAGCTTTTAGTCAAATTCCTACTAAGTACCAAGAAAAACCAGTGATTGGGATAGTAGGGGAAGCCTTTGTAAGAGAAACTCCATTTAGTAACAACTATATCGTGCAACAGATAGAGAAATTAGGAGGAGAAGTGTGGTTAGCTCCTTTAAGTGAGTGGTTTTATTATTTAAATTTTACCCGAAAAAGAAGAGAGCTTCATAAGAAAGATTTTCATTCTTACTTTGTTTCTTTAAAGAATAATTTGTTTCAAAGATTTACTGATCATCAAATTAAGAAGAATTTAAAAGGTTTTATAAGAAACTACGATCATTCAAGGATAGAAGAAATTGTAGAGTTAGGAAGTCCTTATATTCACCCTTCATTTGAGGGGGAAGCTATCTTAAGTATAGGAAAATCTCGAGACTTTTTTTATAAGGGACTTTCAGGAATTATTAATGTCATGCCTTTTACTTGCATGCCCAGTACCATAGTTAATTCTATCTATAAAAAATTTAGAGAAGACCACGATAATATTCCTTCTCTTAGCTTAGCTTATGATGGACAAGAAGAGACAAATACTTTAGTTAGATTAGAGGCTTTTCTCTATCAAGCTAAGCAATACAAAAAGAAGTAA